Part of the Portunus trituberculatus isolate SZX2019 chromosome 24, ASM1759143v1, whole genome shotgun sequence genome is shown below.
agacgaagaaaataaaaataggaaaaagaaaacatcaaaggAAACATATTCCCTTTTGCTTACCATTAAAGGATTTCGAATATGTcctttgaatgaaaaaaagaaaactatcttttttttcagggaAGTTTAAGTAGACTGGAAGAAAAGGACATGTAATCGGTGCTCATTTGAAAGGCATTGAGGTGtccttgaaaaaataaataaaaaagaaggggagaaaaagctTCTTCTGGAGTTTCTACGATTCTTGTCCTCGTTAAGAGAATTTTGCCCGAGCACTAGCGACCCCAGAAGTTGAGTTTTCCATGTTATTCTTATACACGGGACTCTTATCTGGCAACGTCATCTCCCTCGCTGCTTCTGTTCCTGCCATCCTCCTTTAGTCCTTCCATGCCATGCTCCAGTACTGCTCTCATCCACGTGGCTCCTACACATATTGCATTTCTCTATAGGAAGTTCACAATGACGTCTTTGCTTCACACTGCTTCCACTCTAGCCATGCTCCATCACTTTACACTCACAGCCGTTTCCCTCTTACCTCTTCATCCTTACCAGCGACATTCTTCCACTCCACACCACATTTTTCTATAGTATTCTCACCCACTTCATTCTTCAAGATAaaacttcccttccctctctccatgaCGACTGCCTGCAGACACACAAAAAGACTGAGCAGGGAAAGATACACGGGCAGATAGAGGGCAGTGCATAGCATTTTGATCGTATACAAAACCAGGATTTTATTTTTGGGACACTTAACCAAGCACAAGGGACGTAGTATActggtcttttatttttctttcattagtcTTTTCCGTACAcgcatacttacatacatacatatatattttactaCATGCGTCTTGGTTTCCACCTAATATGTGGATACAAgtcagaggtcacacacacacacacacacacacacacacacacacacacacacacacacacacacacacacacacacacacacacacacacacacacacacacacacacacacacacacacacacacacacacacatatcctaaTAATATTCTACACACGAGGAAAACCTGATATGAGCTCCTGAATCCAGCTCCAGAAAGGGAGGCCCCTCCTCCCATCCACTCGCCCCCTCAACACACTCCCTCAGCAGGCCCCTTCAACACGTCCCCTCAACACACCCCCTCAGCACGCCCCTTCATCACgtcccctcaacacacacactcaacttgCCCCTTCAACACGTGCCCTAAACACAACCCCTCAATATAGCCCCCTCAGCATGCCCCTTCAACACGCCTCCTCAACATGTCCCCTCAACACGCCCCCTCAACACGCCCCCTCAGCTTGGCCCACTCAATACGCTCCCTCAACATGGTACCCTCAGCACTCCCCCTCAACACGTCCCCTCAACACGCCCCCTCAACTTGGCCCCCACAACACGCCCCCTCAACACGCCTCCTCAAACGCTCCCCTCAGCATGCCCCCAACACGCCTCCTCAACACATCCCTCAACACGCCCCCATCAACGCGCCCCCTCAACACGCCCCATCAACACGCCCTCCCTCAACACCTCCCTATCAACATCGTGTCAATCAACACACTTCCTCAACACGGCCCCCTCAACAGGCCCCCTCAACACGCTCCTTCAACATGCCCCCCATCAACATGGTCCTCATCAACACGCTCCCTTAACACGCCCCACCTTAACACGTCCCCTCAACACGCTCCCTCAACACGCTCCCTTCAACACGTCCCCTCAACACGCTCCCTCAACGCGCCCCCCTCAACATGGTCCCCATAAACACTCTCCCTCAACACGCTCCCTCAACACGCTTCCTCAACGCGCTCCCCCTCAACACTGCCCCCTCAACATGGCCCCTTAACATCCCTGCTCAACACGCCTCATTAACATCTCCGCTCAACACTCCCCCTCAAAACGCCCCCCTCAACACGCCTGCTCAACACACATACTTAACATCCCCGCTCAACACGCCCTCTCAACACATCCGCTCATCACCCGCTCAACACCTCCGCTCAACACGCCCTCTCAACACATCGCTCATCACCCCGCTCAACACCCCCGCTCAACACTTCCGCTCAACACCCGAGCTCAACATGCTTCCTCTAAACGCCCTTTCAGAATTGCAGTATCTCgattagaaaaataacaataaaataaaagttttgaaaaaatagtaaagcaaGAGAAAAGTAAACGAAAGCCTAGACAAAAATGTGAAAAGTGCTCCTCCAACATTGTtccaggaataaaagaaaaatgttcatTTCATATATCGAAGCAAGAAACGCTTTCACAATACACATTCATTTCGAAAACATACTGAAAATCCAAACATTtagaatttagaaaaaaaatgttcgaAGAAAAGAAACTCAAAATATATGatacaaaatgaaagaatgatcaTATTTTGAAGAGAACAATGAATATAAATCTTTCTTGGAATCCTTAATATAAAAAATCATTTTCATTTCGGTCTGATGATATCACGAGTGCTTGCACTTAAACATGCTGCTATTGATCGTAATGAAGACGTTAACTATCATGCCTACTTATTCATCCATGGCGGATGTATCTCCACTTACGCTTTCcttattggtgatggtgattttaTGAAGCTTGAAGTTTTAAGTTTTAGATGTTATTATCATAAAGACATTAGCCATCATAGATGGTTATAACTTTCATAGCACTGTAAGAATATTGGTGCttacatggacacacacacacacacacacacacacacacacacacacacacaagccaggtgaccggggttcgattccccggccgggtggagatatttgggtgtgtctcctttcacgtgtagcccctgttcacctagcagtgagtaggtacgggatgtaaatcgaggagttgtgaccttgttgtcccggtgtgtggtgtgtgcctggtctcagacctatcccaagatcggaaataatgagctctgagctcgctccgtagggtaacgtctggctgtctcgtcagagactgcagcagatcaaacagtgaatacacacacacacacacacacacacacacacacacacacacacacacacacacacacacacacacacacacacacactgggggcCAATGAGGTTAATATCGTCTTTCTTAGGTGGACATAAGGGTTATGAGCGTGAAGAAGACTTGTAGCATAGTCAAATTCTTAACCTCAGACAATTCaaactacttttctttttctttttttttctctctctctttcatgtttgCTTATATTATGTAGCCACTGTTAAACATTATAT
Proteins encoded:
- the LOC123508157 gene encoding uncharacterized protein DKFZp434B061-like, with product MTMTRLPPKIRDKFFTVTFIIEVLLLIHLVLLEVAVEMDVEVVKWTLPMVDGLFAEVFLTRSTTTSSLVVGLQNYDHSPLRYLAIFQGLPPQHAPSTRLLNMSPQHAPSTRPLSLAHSIRSLNMVPSALPLNTSPQHAPSTWPPQHAPSTRLLKRSPQHAPNTPPQHIPQHAPINAPPQHAPSTRPPSTPPYQHRVNQHTSSTRPPQQAPSTRSFNMPPINMVLINTLP